Genomic segment of Leishmania panamensis strain MHOM/PA/94/PSC-1 chromosome 20 sequence:
GGAGAAGCCTCGACCTGGGGAACGatgggaaagaagaagagagtgcCAACCTTCTTTCAATACTACCCACATCAAATTCGCTTTGAAGAGAACTATGTATCAACACGGACATGAATCGCACAtccgcacacagagacaggCAGGCCCCTACACCAACTGTATCCCAGAACCGCCATGCATATCCACCCCACGAGCTCACATAGATTGCTAACTGAGACAGTCCCCCTTTTTGAtctttttttgcctctccttctcagAAGCTCCTTAGGACGAAGAGCAAGGCGCTCCCatgaaggaaaaaagagacagagagggatCAAACGGCAATACAACAAGCCGCGCTGTGGGGAGCAGGAGAACGTGGAGGGTTGTGAGAGCATAAGCGAAGGTGCCACCACGGCAGACGGCGACCGTGTTCGTGGATACCGATATACGGTGATGTGcaaccgaaaaaaaaaagaaacaacaTAGTgttcgacacacacacacagagatacAGAGAGGGCAATCGTCAACCCATGAGGCGCGCAGTAGCTCAACAAAGCAAAACGGCACACTGGCGCTAAACTCCAACCTGCCGATTACACAGAGATATGTGGGCCACAAagagcaggaaaaaaaaacagaaaagaaaacgcaGCACAACGACAGACACCAGCAACACACTCACATGGGGAAAAACAACgcggggagaagggggaaaaagagcgaggaagacgaagtAGATCTCACAGGAACTCTCTCCTCACCTTGAAATGCAGGGTCGATGCACACAGAGAATCAAGATGATAGGGTTTGAACTCTTACGTGCATGGCCGTGTGTTctgagaagggaggaggacgaaaGGTATGGAaagcgtgtgtgcctgtaccACGTAGGCAAGGGCTGTAGGGAAGCCGTGGGGAACCTTTATGTGAGAGCGTGAGGGCGGGGTGTGTGAGGGGACGTgtaaagagagacacacacatatatacatacacacatgtctacacacacatacacaacaAAAtagggaaaaaaacaaaagggaTAACGCTCAGCGGCGAAGAGACATCATGAATGGTtgcagcaagagcagcagcataacaggagggggaggcatcCGGTAAGAAACCCGAACAGATAAGCAAAGGACgcggagagaaggaggtggaagACAGAGCTTCAAGGGTGAGTTGAAGTGTTGGGAAATAAAAGAATCGCACAGAGAATCTTTGTCGCATCAGCGTCGCCATACAAGAACGCCGCTCTGCCACATATGATTCGCCAAGCCCTGCTCGCAACAATAaacacgaaagagaagactCGAACACCGAGACTCCCAAAGACGTCAAGACTGACATGATCAGctaaaagagagaaaatgggCAATCACACCACGAAGGCATGCCCTAAATTATCCCTTTCCTAGtgcttcttcagcgcccAGAGCTCCGATTCAAGGTCCTTGACGGTGCTCTGCAGGTGTTGAAtgacgcagcgctgctccaGGACaagctggcggaggtgcgaCTGATCTTGGCGACCCTCCTGGACTAGCTTAAACAGCTCTCGCATGTAACGTAACATGGCTGCCGGGTCAGCCATGTCGTCGACGCCATCGTCCTCAGTCATGTTAAAGACACTTTCGTTCTGACCCTCGCAAGAGTCGTCGCTAGTGGATGTCTTCTCATGCAaggcgtcgtcgtcttcatcCTCGTTCTCCACATCGGCTTCGTCCACCGCACCCTCCTCATCCACGTCACCATCGCTGATGTCAGCGTGCTGTGAGTGCAGAAAATTCTGGTTCGGGTACTCAGGTGAGTTTATCGCACGGTCACCGCAGGCTTCCCTCGCTGGTAGATCGACAGGGGTACTGTGAAACGACATTCTGGCCATCGCACTGAGATCACCATCTTTGGTGAGGTTCGCTGAGGAAACCAAAAAGGGGCCGCGGGGTCCTTCAAAGCTCTGCAAAGAGCTCCCAGGGCAGGCTGCCGAGTCCACCAGCTTTGATCTCCCGGCTGTCATGGTTGGCTCAACCGCGCTGCTGACAGACTTGGTCGAGTTTGTCTGCGTTATGGCCTGCACCATGGTACTAAGTCCTGCCAGCACCTCCGGACGCAGTGGTGTCTCTCCGCTCTCCAGCTGGTGCCGTAGCTGCCGCAAGTTCTCCTTGGACAGGGCATGCAGCGTCTCATCTCTCGCGCCACCAGAGCCGAAGTGCACAGTGTCGAGACCTCGAGTAGACGTGGTGCTCCACACGTCGTCCATGGTATCGCCGAGGGAGGTCAGCTTAGCAGAACGAATGCGTGTCAGCGAAATCACCTCAGAGGTAGACATGGCATCCACCTCGCTGGGCTCGACCATGAGACTGGCTACCGTCGTCTCTGGAAGCATCATTGCCATGGACGTGTTGCGATTCTGTGGAAGGGAGTGTAAACTAGGGGCAACGATGTTCTCCACCCTAAGCAGGGCAGGACCACGAGACAGTTCGTGCAAGTGCTGGTCCAGATTAGCGGTGCTTAGAGGATCGGTGTAATGTCGCGTGGGGCTGCCAACCTGCGGATCAACGCTGGCGCGCTCGATGTTCCATGCGTTTCCTTCCATGAACGCCTCACCACCATGCAAGCTTGTGTTGCTATAATGCGTCACGGAGTCGGCCACGTCGCTGCCAAAGTCCCCTGGATCCAAGTTGCGACCGGCCACGGTCAAGACCGAGATGTCTTCACGTTTCTCTGCCTCCGTCGTTTTAGTATTCAGCTTCGCAAAGTTTGTACTGTAGTCAACGTACGCGTCATCTGGAATGACGTCCAGGCGTAGTGGTACCCCTCCGGTCTTTACGCTGCGTGTGAAGCCGTGCAGGTTGTGATTATTTAGCGCaagctgctgtggtgcttcATGATTGACTGGAACCGAGCTGCCCTCAAGCGACGACGCCATCGGATCCATCGTCAGATAGCTCTTGGATCCAGACCGCGGCGACTTTATGCTTGGATGCGCTAAGGGACTGCTTGTGCCCACAGTCACGTTGCTGATCTCATCGTACTCATCGAACGCAGACTCACCTTGGCGAGTGACTTGTCCATCACGCGAGACCTCGACTGATGAAGTTTCTGTGTCCATTCCACTAGAGAGACAGTCCAACAAACACGACAGGGATAGGAAAAAGAAGCGGTGAGAGAAATACAGCACAGTCAAAGAATGAAAAACGTTGATGGATCTTTAAAAATATATAGAAATAAATATATAAATATACACACAATCACGGTGCAGAGCGACACCACACCACTAATTGAAGACCACAATTGCTTGAGTATTCGGGGATAATGACCAGACCTCAGCTTAGTGGCcaatgtgcgtgtgtgtgtgtgtgtgggacaGGCAGAGCGCGAGCGAAATCGAATCGGCTGCATGTATGGCTCTCCGTGTAGTGGCTCCCTTGAGCAACTaaataaaagaaaaaaaaagatgatCAGTGTGCGCCCCACGAAAGACTGACGGAAGGCGGTGCTCCGTAAGTGTCTGGCTCCGTGGACAGCGTCTGTGCTGGCTCACTCAGATGTCTTGTCTATTTTTTAACTTTCCTTTCGTCTTCGATTCGGGTTTTCTCCTCAGCCACACTACGGCAGCGCTTGGGTGGACAGGCAGGAGAtctaaacacacacaaagagggggaaatAAGTTCTGTGAAAGTGTGTCAAGGAGATCAACGAGAGAACGGACGTCAAAAAGGGCTAAACAAAATAatcaaagaaagagagaggaaaaggcaagGAAAAAAGCTGAGAGacgggggagaggaaagagggggaagactAGGACGGGTAAATTGGGGCAAGGGAGGATTCGGAATATCCGTGATTGTGTATTGTATGTTAATGACCTAACAAAGAGAGCA
This window contains:
- a CDS encoding hypothetical protein (TriTrypDB/GeneDB-style sysID: LpmP.20.1590), translating into MDTETSSVEVSRDGQVTRQGESAFDEYDEISNVTVGTSSPLAHPSIKSPRSGSKSYLTMDPMASSLEGSSVPVNHEAPQQLALNNHNLHGFTRSVKTGGVPLRLDVIPDDAYVDYSTNFAKLNTKTTEAEKREDISVLTVAGRNLDPGDFGSDVADSVTHYSNTSLHGGEAFMEGNAWNIERASVDPQVGSPTRHYTDPLSTANLDQHLHELSRGPALLRVENIVAPSLHSLPQNRNTSMAMMLPETTVASLMVEPSEVDAMSTSEVISLTRIRSAKLTSLGDTMDDVWSTTSTRGLDTVHFGSGGARDETLHALSKENLRQLRHQLESGETPLRPEVLAGLSTMVQAITQTNSTKSVSSAVEPTMTAGRSKLVDSAACPGSSLQSFEGPRGPFLVSSANLTKDGDLSAMARMSFHSTPVDLPAREACGDRAINSPEYPNQNFLHSQHADISDGDVDEEGAVDEADVENEDEDDDALHEKTSTSDDSCEGQNESVFNMTEDDGVDDMADPAAMLRYMRELFKLVQEGRQDQSHLRQLVLEQRCVIQHLQSTVKDLESELWALKKH